The following coding sequences lie in one Corynebacterium humireducens NBRC 106098 = DSM 45392 genomic window:
- a CDS encoding type II toxin-antitoxin system Phd/YefM family antitoxin, with amino-acid sequence MSATNARANLYRLIDEVNESSTPVTITGQRGNAVLISEADWVAVQETLHLVGVPGLVESVRQARLEGHQAGTTEIEW; translated from the coding sequence GTGAGCGCGACCAACGCGCGGGCAAACCTCTACCGCCTGATCGACGAGGTCAACGAGAGTTCTACTCCCGTTACCATCACGGGCCAGCGCGGCAATGCCGTGCTGATCTCGGAGGCTGACTGGGTGGCCGTTCAAGAGACCCTGCACCTGGTCGGTGTTCCCGGACTGGTGGAGTCCGTCCGCCAGGCACGGCTCGAGGGTCACCAGGCTGGAACCACGGAGATTGAGTGGTGA
- a CDS encoding DUF2283 domain-containing protein translates to MNLSYDSTANSAYLPLSPGAQRTHRVVGGLALQGMNGEVIFDLDASGRIIGIEFDGARELLNPEVYQG, encoded by the coding sequence ATGAATCTCTCCTATGACTCCACGGCCAACTCCGCCTACCTCCCGCTCAGCCCTGGTGCGCAGCGCACCCACCGCGTCGTCGGCGGGCTCGCCCTCCAGGGCATGAACGGCGAGGTCATTTTCGACCTCGACGCCTCCGGCCGCATCATCGGCATCGAGTTCGACGGTGCCCGGGAACTGCTCAACCCGGAGGTGTATCAGGGGTAG
- a CDS encoding Txe/YoeB family addiction module toxin → MVTAEWTLVFSRHAHKDAKKLAAAGLKARTQQLLEVLRKDPFTSPPRFEKLVGDLAGVYSRRINIQHRLLYEVHPEERVVHVLRMWSHYE, encoded by the coding sequence GTGGTGACAGCGGAGTGGACTCTGGTCTTTTCCCGACACGCCCACAAGGATGCCAAGAAGCTCGCAGCTGCAGGGCTGAAGGCGAGGACGCAGCAGTTGCTCGAGGTGCTGAGGAAAGACCCCTTCACATCTCCGCCCCGATTCGAGAAGCTCGTGGGGGATCTGGCCGGTGTGTACTCCCGGAGGATCAACATCCAGCACCGATTGCTCTATGAGGTGCATCCGGAAGAACGCGTGGTCCACGTGCTCAGAATGTGGAGCCACTACGAGTGA
- a CDS encoding restriction endonuclease, with the protein MSFSDRGMPTHQELVLPVLQAVKNLGGTARSREVVDEVISLLPNSDALIEISYPNRPNMSVLRDRTEWGRSTAKLVGGLEQPNRGMYMLTDFGEELLALPESEAITLVKATYKERIRERRMENYQKPGSPSEPQNDVENEHEEPSAEVIAETQADKEEYSNWEEQLLNRLHQMSPEAFEKFVLYLLRRYGLKLTHIGGTADEGIDGIGTAPLSPVLSSRVAVQIKRYAPNGKPITREVVALFQRDAQTKGAERAILVTLSRFTEPARKAATLTTPTVDLIDGERLAQLIKDDGESGVRLEPTVNEKWFDQFE; encoded by the coding sequence ATGTCATTCTCCGATAGGGGCATGCCCACTCATCAGGAGCTGGTTCTGCCGGTGCTGCAGGCAGTGAAGAATCTGGGAGGCACCGCACGGTCCCGGGAAGTGGTCGACGAGGTCATCTCACTCTTGCCCAACTCGGATGCCCTCATCGAGATCTCTTACCCGAATCGTCCCAACATGAGCGTTCTCCGGGACCGCACGGAATGGGGCCGGTCCACTGCCAAGCTCGTTGGTGGCCTCGAGCAGCCCAACCGCGGAATGTACATGCTGACTGACTTCGGAGAGGAACTCCTCGCGCTTCCGGAGTCGGAAGCAATCACGCTCGTCAAGGCGACGTACAAGGAGCGTATTCGTGAGCGGCGAATGGAGAATTATCAGAAGCCGGGATCTCCTTCTGAACCGCAGAACGATGTCGAGAACGAGCACGAGGAGCCTTCGGCCGAGGTCATCGCCGAAACCCAGGCCGACAAGGAGGAGTACTCCAACTGGGAGGAGCAGCTGCTCAACCGGCTCCATCAGATGAGTCCGGAGGCCTTCGAGAAGTTCGTCCTGTATCTGCTGCGTCGATACGGGCTGAAACTCACTCATATCGGCGGCACCGCAGATGAAGGAATCGACGGAATTGGCACCGCTCCCCTCAGTCCTGTGCTGTCCTCCCGTGTGGCTGTCCAGATCAAGCGTTATGCCCCGAACGGAAAGCCCATCACCCGGGAAGTGGTCGCTCTTTTCCAGCGCGACGCGCAGACCAAGGGGGCGGAACGGGCCATCCTGGTGACCCTGAGCCGGTTCACAGAACCCGCCCGGAAGGCGGCGACGCTGACCACGCCCACAGTTGATCTGATTGACGGCGAACGCCTGGCGCAGCTCATCAAGGACGACGGGGAATCAGGGGTCCGGCTTGAGCCGACGGTCAACGAGAAGTGGTTCGACCAGTTTGAGTGA
- a CDS encoding aldehyde dehydrogenase family protein has translation MSDYTDLISEQLYIDGWTDGTSERTATTVNPFNDESIATIRQASKEDVDKAYDVAQQRQPAWAALPPKDRAAVMNKAADFIEENFDAVVALIQTESASTAIKASIEAGLAIGSLRESAQFPTLITGTILPSNTPGKTNYVFREPLGVVGVISPWNFPFALSMRSVAPALACGNAVVLKPASDTPLVGGLLLGKIFEAAGLPQGVLGVVVGAGSEIGDHFVENEVPSLISFTGSTPVGQNVGVKAVGGKRMKKVALELGGNAPLVILDDADMEQAVGAATLGKFLHQGQICMAVNRIIVQAPVYDEFVEKLTERVRTLTYGNQLDPTTVVGPLINDQQVQSVTAKIEKAREEGARELLSGPIEGRVVAPHLFADVTPDMELFREEIFGPVVGIIKADDEEHALELANDTQFGLASAVYTRDLARGMAFARRIEAGMTHVNDITVNDEAHVMFGGEKNSGLGRFNGQWAIDAFTTEHWVGVAPGQAHFPF, from the coding sequence ATGTCCGACTACACCGACCTCATCTCCGAGCAGCTCTACATCGACGGCTGGACCGACGGCACCTCCGAGCGCACCGCCACCACCGTCAACCCCTTCAACGACGAGTCCATCGCCACGATCCGCCAGGCGTCGAAGGAGGACGTCGACAAGGCCTATGACGTCGCGCAGCAGCGGCAGCCCGCCTGGGCGGCGCTGCCACCCAAGGACCGCGCCGCCGTGATGAACAAGGCGGCGGACTTCATCGAGGAGAACTTCGACGCCGTCGTCGCGCTCATCCAGACCGAATCCGCGTCGACGGCCATCAAGGCCAGCATCGAGGCCGGTCTGGCCATCGGCTCCCTGCGAGAGTCGGCGCAGTTCCCGACCCTCATCACCGGCACCATCCTCCCCTCCAACACCCCGGGCAAGACGAACTACGTGTTCCGCGAGCCGCTCGGTGTGGTCGGCGTCATCAGCCCGTGGAACTTCCCCTTCGCCCTGTCCATGCGCTCCGTGGCCCCGGCACTGGCCTGCGGCAACGCGGTGGTGCTCAAGCCGGCGTCGGACACCCCGCTGGTCGGCGGGCTGCTGCTGGGCAAGATCTTCGAGGCCGCCGGCCTGCCGCAGGGCGTGCTGGGCGTCGTCGTCGGCGCAGGCTCGGAGATCGGCGACCACTTCGTGGAGAACGAGGTCCCCTCCCTCATCTCCTTCACCGGTTCCACCCCGGTCGGCCAGAACGTCGGCGTCAAGGCGGTCGGCGGGAAGCGCATGAAGAAGGTGGCCCTCGAACTCGGCGGCAACGCGCCGCTGGTCATCCTCGACGACGCCGACATGGAACAGGCTGTCGGCGCCGCCACCCTGGGCAAGTTCCTCCACCAGGGGCAGATCTGCATGGCCGTCAACCGCATCATCGTCCAGGCACCCGTCTACGACGAGTTCGTGGAGAAGCTCACCGAGCGCGTCAGGACCCTCACCTACGGCAACCAGCTCGACCCCACCACGGTGGTCGGCCCCCTCATCAACGACCAGCAGGTCCAGTCCGTCACCGCCAAGATCGAGAAGGCCCGCGAGGAGGGCGCCCGCGAACTTCTCTCCGGACCGATCGAGGGCCGCGTCGTCGCCCCGCACCTGTTCGCCGACGTCACCCCCGACATGGAACTGTTCCGCGAGGAGATCTTCGGCCCCGTCGTCGGCATCATCAAGGCGGACGACGAGGAACACGCCCTCGAACTGGCCAACGACACCCAGTTCGGCCTCGCCTCCGCCGTGTACACCCGCGACCTCGCCCGCGGCATGGCCTTCGCCCGCCGCATCGAGGCCGGCATGACCCACGTCAACGACATCACCGTCAATGACGAGGCCCACGTCATGTTCGGCGGCGAGAAGAACTCCGGCCTCGGCCGCTTCAACGGACAGTGGGCCATCGACGCCTTCACCACGGAACACTGGGTGGGTGTCGCCCCCGGTCAGGCACATTTCCCGTTCTGA
- a CDS encoding DEAD/DEAH box helicase: protein MSSIMDALSALRENPTHGNHGLSFEKLMVNYFKLDPTLAKEYDEVYEWSDWPYNDNLPDTGIDLVARHAESGRWAAIQCKFYAPTTYLQKSHLDTFFERSGRTFTTERGVETFANRIIVSTTDRWSRNAEEMLENQPIPVSRIGIGAMAESPINWDIAYPNSELTINLSRRETFKPRPHQHTAIEKTLAGFDTHDRGKLIMACGTGKTFTALRLAEQVAIRNAPPTATKEEDRKNRANARVLFLVPSISLLSQTLREWTAQTELDLRAYAVCSDSKVSKAAEDIATYDLEVPVSTNGRDIAARLAQRKRAAGLTVVFSTYQSLPAIHDAQQEGLADFDLVICDEAHRTTGVTLAGEDASNFVRIHDNNYVKAAKRLYMTATPRLFDDAVKGKAAEHSAELASMDDESVYGPEFHRLGFGEAVEKGLLTDYKVLVMTVDEQLASDTMARFTPQPGQELTLDMASAMIGTWTALAKRSGREQGTKSGFEEDAAPMQRTVAFARDIKTSKKIAESFPTLISNFTDTLREKAATNDISLHNIDLEVGAHHVDGGMNAMERSSHLTWLEAPLRENKTRILTNARCLSEGVDVPALDSVVFFNPRNSMVDVVQSVGRVMRKSEGKDYGYIILPVAVPPGVSPSQALNDNVRFKVVWQILNALRAHDDRFNAQVNSISLNEGDVKDLPVVTDHVGATSGTEAYADADNTATQMVLFSLEQWQEALYTKLVDKVGTRTYWEDWADDVADIAEAQVLRITSLIDAADTPVRAEFERFVEGLRGNLNDSITEAEAISMLSQHLITAPVFDALFADSDFISHNPVAQVMNRMVEALADSQLESETESLTKFYDSVRIRAAEVTSASGKQTVIKELYERFFRKAFKKQSDALGIVYTPIEIVDFILRTADDVSRKHFGRGLTGEGVHILDPFTGTGTFMVRLLQSGLITPEDLARKYATELHATEIMLLAYYVAAVNIESTYQALREEAAQREGTESPAYEPFEGIALADTFQIHEEDDQLDLDYFVDNNSRIERQKKAPVRVIIGNPPYSVGQTSANDLNANLKYPTLDARISETYAAKSTATNKNSLYDSYLRAYRWATDRIGNQGVVAFVSNGGWIDGNTGDGVRLSMAEDFTDLYVFNLRGNARTAGEVRRKEAGNVFRDGGRTSIAITIGVIDPDKTGCTIHYRDIGDYLSAEEKLKIVDRSTVENTQWQVIVPNKHGDWVSQRSEDFETWPVLAGKDNSELRFFNTFSAGLKTARDAWCYAPTSAQVEENMRLLIDTYESARQAFPDWAADNGIAKPREADVNQFLAQNPEYANLRKISWNRSLKNQLAKNDSIDLRSAAITTSLYRPFTSYQVYFDRPVNDMVYRMPSMFPTPQHTNIGIESAGASSPTGWSVLASSLMPDVQLLGNGQFFPRFTWEPVEAPKGQLAYGQVLVDAQMEPSRYGDIGEIVDGYRRVDNVTDEIKHLYREALGDDVTGDDIFHYVYGQLHDPQYRETYEADLKKMLPHIETPTDRSRFDQVSAAGKELMDLHVGYEDVAPWPVTVEVKPSADPDDRETWRVTALKWAKYRDPETKKLVNDVTRMIYNPKVTISDIPAEADEYMLGSRSALAWIIDRYKVKKDKASGIVNDPNDWADEVGNPRYIAELIAKVTRVAVETVRIVDGLREGTE from the coding sequence ATGTCTTCGATCATGGATGCCCTGTCTGCGCTGCGCGAGAACCCCACCCACGGCAATCACGGGTTGTCCTTCGAGAAGCTCATGGTCAACTACTTCAAGCTCGACCCGACCCTGGCGAAGGAGTACGACGAGGTCTACGAGTGGAGTGACTGGCCGTACAACGACAACCTGCCGGACACCGGGATCGACCTTGTCGCCCGTCACGCGGAGAGCGGTCGGTGGGCCGCCATCCAGTGCAAGTTCTACGCGCCGACGACCTACCTGCAGAAGAGCCACTTGGACACCTTCTTCGAACGGTCCGGGCGTACCTTCACCACTGAACGCGGGGTGGAGACCTTCGCCAACCGCATCATCGTCTCCACCACCGACCGGTGGAGCAGGAACGCCGAGGAGATGCTGGAGAACCAGCCCATCCCGGTCAGCCGCATCGGCATCGGCGCCATGGCCGAGTCCCCCATCAACTGGGACATCGCCTACCCGAACTCCGAGCTCACCATCAACCTCTCACGGCGGGAGACGTTCAAGCCGCGTCCGCACCAGCACACGGCGATCGAGAAGACCCTGGCAGGCTTCGACACTCACGACCGCGGCAAACTCATCATGGCGTGCGGCACCGGCAAGACCTTCACGGCGCTGCGCCTCGCCGAGCAGGTGGCCATCAGGAACGCTCCCCCGACCGCCACGAAGGAGGAGGACAGGAAGAACCGGGCGAACGCCCGCGTCCTCTTCCTCGTCCCCTCGATCTCCCTGCTCTCCCAGACCCTGCGTGAGTGGACCGCCCAGACCGAGCTGGATCTGCGCGCCTACGCCGTCTGCTCCGACTCCAAGGTCTCGAAGGCCGCCGAGGACATCGCCACCTATGACCTCGAGGTCCCCGTCTCCACCAACGGCAGGGACATCGCCGCCCGCCTCGCCCAGCGCAAGCGCGCCGCCGGCCTGACGGTGGTCTTCTCCACCTACCAGTCCCTCCCCGCGATTCACGATGCCCAGCAGGAGGGCCTCGCCGACTTCGACCTGGTCATCTGCGATGAGGCGCACCGCACCACCGGCGTCACCCTCGCCGGCGAGGACGCCTCCAACTTCGTCCGCATTCACGACAACAACTACGTCAAGGCCGCCAAGCGCCTGTACATGACCGCCACCCCACGGCTTTTCGACGACGCCGTCAAGGGCAAGGCCGCCGAGCACTCCGCCGAACTGGCGTCGATGGACGACGAGTCCGTCTACGGCCCTGAGTTCCACCGCCTCGGCTTCGGTGAGGCCGTGGAGAAGGGCCTGCTCACCGACTACAAGGTCCTGGTCATGACCGTCGATGAGCAGCTCGCCTCCGACACCATGGCCCGCTTCACCCCGCAGCCCGGCCAGGAGCTCACCCTCGACATGGCCTCGGCGATGATAGGCACCTGGACCGCGCTAGCCAAGCGGTCCGGCCGGGAGCAGGGCACGAAGAGCGGTTTCGAGGAGGATGCCGCGCCCATGCAGCGCACCGTGGCGTTCGCCCGCGACATCAAGACCTCGAAGAAGATCGCCGAGTCCTTCCCCACGCTGATCTCCAACTTCACCGACACCCTCCGCGAGAAGGCCGCGACCAACGACATCTCACTCCACAACATCGATCTCGAGGTCGGTGCCCACCACGTCGACGGTGGCATGAACGCCATGGAGCGCAGCTCCCACCTCACGTGGCTGGAGGCCCCGCTCCGGGAGAACAAGACCCGTATTCTCACCAACGCGCGGTGCCTCTCCGAGGGCGTCGACGTCCCCGCCCTCGACTCCGTGGTCTTCTTCAACCCGCGCAACTCCATGGTCGACGTCGTCCAGTCCGTCGGCCGCGTCATGCGCAAATCGGAGGGCAAAGACTACGGCTACATCATCCTGCCTGTCGCCGTCCCGCCCGGAGTCTCCCCCTCCCAGGCGCTCAACGACAACGTCCGCTTCAAGGTCGTGTGGCAGATCCTCAACGCCCTGCGCGCCCACGACGACCGCTTCAACGCCCAGGTCAACTCCATCTCACTCAACGAGGGTGACGTGAAGGACCTTCCGGTCGTCACCGATCACGTCGGCGCCACCTCCGGCACCGAGGCCTACGCCGACGCGGACAACACCGCCACCCAGATGGTGCTGTTCTCACTTGAACAGTGGCAGGAGGCGCTCTACACCAAGCTCGTCGACAAGGTCGGCACCCGCACCTACTGGGAGGACTGGGCCGACGATGTCGCCGACATCGCCGAAGCACAGGTCCTCCGCATCACCTCGCTTATCGACGCCGCCGACACGCCCGTCCGCGCCGAATTCGAGCGCTTCGTCGAAGGCCTGCGCGGCAACCTCAACGACTCCATCACCGAGGCCGAGGCGATCAGCATGCTCTCCCAGCACCTGATCACCGCCCCCGTCTTCGACGCCCTCTTCGCCGACAGCGACTTCATCTCCCACAACCCCGTCGCCCAGGTGATGAACCGCATGGTCGAGGCACTCGCCGATTCCCAACTCGAATCCGAAACCGAATCCCTGACCAAGTTCTACGACTCCGTCCGCATCCGCGCCGCCGAAGTCACCAGCGCCTCCGGCAAACAGACCGTGATCAAAGAACTCTACGAACGCTTCTTCCGCAAGGCCTTCAAGAAGCAATCCGACGCCCTCGGCATCGTCTACACCCCCATTGAAATCGTCGACTTCATCCTCCGCACCGCCGACGACGTCTCCCGCAAACACTTCGGCCGCGGACTCACCGGTGAGGGCGTACACATCCTCGACCCCTTCACCGGCACCGGCACATTCATGGTCCGACTCCTCCAGTCCGGCCTCATCACACCCGAAGACCTGGCCCGCAAGTACGCGACCGAACTCCACGCCACCGAGATCATGCTGCTCGCCTACTACGTGGCAGCAGTCAACATCGAATCCACGTATCAGGCACTTCGTGAAGAGGCCGCCCAACGTGAGGGCACCGAATCCCCCGCCTACGAACCCTTCGAGGGCATCGCCCTGGCAGACACCTTCCAAATCCACGAGGAGGACGACCAACTCGACCTCGACTACTTCGTAGACAACAACTCCCGCATCGAGCGACAGAAGAAAGCCCCCGTACGGGTCATCATCGGCAACCCGCCCTACTCCGTGGGCCAGACTTCAGCCAATGACCTCAACGCCAACCTGAAATACCCCACCCTCGACGCACGCATTTCGGAGACTTACGCCGCGAAGTCCACGGCCACGAACAAGAACTCCCTCTACGACTCCTACCTGCGTGCCTACCGCTGGGCCACCGACCGCATCGGAAACCAGGGCGTTGTCGCGTTCGTCTCCAATGGCGGCTGGATCGACGGCAACACCGGCGACGGCGTGCGCCTGTCCATGGCCGAAGACTTCACCGACCTCTACGTGTTCAACCTGCGTGGAAATGCACGGACAGCGGGAGAAGTCCGTCGCAAGGAAGCCGGCAACGTCTTCCGCGATGGCGGTCGAACATCCATCGCGATCACGATTGGAGTCATCGACCCGGATAAGACCGGCTGCACGATCCACTACCGGGACATCGGTGACTACTTGAGTGCTGAGGAGAAGCTAAAGATTGTTGATCGCTCCACGGTGGAGAACACCCAGTGGCAGGTCATCGTCCCGAACAAGCACGGCGACTGGGTATCCCAACGATCCGAGGACTTCGAAACCTGGCCGGTCCTCGCGGGCAAGGACAATTCCGAACTGAGATTCTTCAATACGTTTTCCGCTGGCCTCAAGACAGCTCGCGATGCCTGGTGCTACGCCCCCACCAGTGCACAGGTCGAAGAAAACATGCGTCTGCTCATCGACACCTACGAATCAGCCCGCCAAGCATTTCCGGACTGGGCGGCTGACAACGGTATTGCGAAGCCACGGGAAGCCGATGTCAATCAGTTCCTGGCCCAGAATCCCGAGTACGCCAACCTCAGGAAAATCTCGTGGAACCGGAGCCTGAAAAACCAGCTGGCCAAGAATGACTCAATCGATCTTCGAAGCGCAGCGATAACAACATCGCTGTACCGACCTTTCACCTCATACCAGGTGTACTTCGACAGACCTGTCAACGACATGGTCTACCGCATGCCCTCGATGTTCCCGACCCCGCAGCACACCAACATCGGAATCGAATCAGCTGGTGCGAGTTCTCCGACAGGTTGGTCAGTGCTGGCATCCTCCCTAATGCCCGATGTTCAGCTCCTTGGGAACGGTCAGTTCTTCCCGCGTTTCACTTGGGAACCGGTGGAGGCACCTAAAGGCCAACTTGCTTACGGCCAGGTGCTCGTCGATGCACAAATGGAGCCCAGCCGTTACGGCGATATCGGTGAAATCGTTGACGGTTACCGGCGCGTAGATAATGTCACCGATGAGATCAAGCATCTCTACCGCGAGGCCCTCGGTGACGATGTCACTGGAGATGACATCTTCCACTATGTCTACGGCCAGCTGCACGACCCGCAGTACCGGGAGACGTATGAGGCGGATCTGAAGAAGATGCTGCCGCATATCGAGACCCCGACGGATCGGTCGCGCTTCGACCAGGTTTCTGCCGCCGGCAAGGAACTGATGGACCTGCACGTCGGATACGAGGATGTTGCACCATGGCCGGTCACCGTCGAGGTCAAGCCCTCCGCTGATCCCGATGATCGGGAGACCTGGCGGGTCACCGCCTTGAAGTGGGCGAAGTACCGTGACCCGGAGACGAAGAAGCTGGTCAATGACGTCACGCGGATGATCTACAACCCGAAGGTCACGATCTCCGATATTCCGGCCGAAGCGGATGAGTACATGCTTGGGTCACGGTCTGCGCTGGCGTGGATCATCGACCGGTACAAGGTGAAGAAGGACAAGGCCTCTGGCATCGTCAACGATCCCAACGACTGGGCTGATGAGGTCGGCAACCCGAGGTACATCGCTGAGCTGATTGCTAAAGTGACCCGCGTTGCGGTGGAAACAGTCCGTATTGTCGACGGACTTCGGGAAGGAACAGAGTAA
- a CDS encoding alpha/beta fold hydrolase, with product MILHSVSHGAEHGGEPIVFLGSIASTTDMWLPQLDALSAGHHVIALDHRGHGLSPDPDVAPGETTFDDLADDVLSTLDSLGVDRFHVVGLSLGGAIAQYLALTSPRVISAAFLCTAAYFGGPEKWNPRAELTRAQGLEPMADGVIDFWLTQGFQEAHPATTAAYRRMVTSTRGTGYASCSDALAHWDVRERLAEITVPVLALAAVDDQSTPPAALKEIADGVTGPVTYVKVSPGAHVPAIEVPEQVNKALLEFFG from the coding sequence ATGATCCTCCACTCCGTCTCCCACGGTGCCGAACACGGCGGCGAGCCCATCGTCTTCCTCGGCTCCATCGCCTCCACCACCGACATGTGGCTCCCACAGCTCGATGCCCTGTCCGCCGGCCACCACGTGATCGCCCTCGACCACCGCGGCCACGGGCTCTCCCCCGACCCGGACGTCGCCCCCGGGGAGACCACCTTCGACGACCTCGCCGACGACGTCCTGTCCACCCTGGACTCCCTCGGCGTCGACCGGTTCCACGTCGTCGGCCTGTCCCTGGGCGGTGCGATCGCGCAGTACCTGGCGCTGACGTCCCCGCGCGTGATCAGTGCCGCGTTCCTGTGCACCGCCGCCTACTTCGGCGGCCCGGAGAAGTGGAACCCGCGCGCCGAACTCACCCGCGCCCAGGGCCTCGAGCCCATGGCCGACGGCGTCATCGACTTCTGGCTCACCCAGGGTTTCCAGGAGGCACACCCCGCCACCACCGCCGCCTACCGCCGCATGGTGACCTCCACCCGCGGCACCGGCTACGCCTCCTGCTCCGACGCCCTCGCCCACTGGGACGTCCGCGAACGCCTCGCCGAGATCACCGTCCCCGTGCTCGCCCTGGCCGCCGTGGATGACCAGTCCACTCCCCCGGCGGCCCTCAAGGAGATCGCCGACGGCGTTACCGGCCCGGTCACCTACGTGAAGGTCTCCCCCGGCGCCCACGTCCCCGCCATCGAGGTGCCTGAGCAGGTGAACAAGGCTCTGCTGGAGTTCTTCGGCTAG
- a CDS encoding acetyl-CoA C-acetyltransferase: MSDTDIVICSPLRTAVGGYGGQFTTVPVQELAATVVRAVMERTGLNPQDVDDLILGQASPNGAAPALGRVVALDAGLGDTVPGMQLDRRCGSGLQAVATAAAHIASGAADLIIAGGAESMSRTEYTVDADVRWGKKAGNMVFRDRLAEARETAGGKNHPIPGGMIETAENLREEYSITREAQDEMSVASHARAVAAQENGIFAEEIVPVTIPQRRGEPLVVDTDEHPRPGTSLEKLSTLRPIMGRQDADATVTAGNASGQNDGAAAMIVTTRARAAELGLTPSVVLRGWAVAGVAPETMGIGPVPATRKVLDRLGMTLDDIDLIELNEAFAAQALSVLAEWGISADDPRLNPLGSGISLGHPVGATGARMLVTASHQLQRTDAKTALVTMCIGGGQGLAAVIEKVEA; encoded by the coding sequence TTGTCTGACACCGACATCGTCATCTGCTCCCCGCTGCGCACCGCCGTCGGCGGCTACGGCGGACAGTTCACCACCGTGCCCGTCCAGGAACTCGCCGCCACCGTGGTCAGGGCAGTCATGGAACGCACCGGCCTCAACCCGCAGGACGTCGACGACCTCATCCTCGGCCAGGCCTCCCCCAACGGTGCCGCCCCCGCCCTCGGCCGCGTCGTCGCCCTCGACGCCGGCCTCGGTGACACCGTCCCCGGCATGCAGCTCGACCGCCGCTGCGGCTCCGGCCTCCAGGCCGTGGCCACCGCGGCCGCCCACATCGCCTCCGGCGCCGCGGACCTCATCATCGCCGGTGGCGCCGAGTCCATGTCCCGCACCGAGTACACCGTCGACGCCGACGTCCGCTGGGGCAAGAAGGCCGGCAACATGGTCTTCCGCGACCGCCTCGCCGAGGCCCGAGAGACCGCCGGCGGCAAGAACCACCCGATCCCCGGCGGCATGATCGAGACCGCCGAGAACCTCCGCGAGGAGTACTCCATCACCCGTGAGGCCCAGGACGAGATGTCCGTCGCCTCCCACGCCCGCGCCGTCGCCGCGCAGGAGAACGGCATCTTCGCCGAGGAGATCGTGCCGGTCACGATCCCGCAGCGCCGCGGTGAGCCGCTCGTCGTGGACACCGACGAGCACCCGCGCCCGGGCACCTCCCTGGAGAAGCTGTCGACGCTGCGCCCCATCATGGGCCGCCAGGACGCCGACGCCACCGTCACGGCCGGCAACGCCTCCGGCCAGAACGACGGCGCCGCCGCCATGATCGTCACCACCCGCGCCCGCGCCGCGGAGCTGGGCCTGACCCCCTCCGTCGTGCTGCGCGGCTGGGCCGTCGCCGGCGTCGCCCCGGAGACCATGGGCATCGGCCCGGTCCCGGCCACCAGGAAGGTCCTCGACCGCCTCGGCATGACCCTCGACGACATCGACCTCATCGAGCTCAACGAGGCCTTCGCCGCCCAGGCGCTCTCCGTCCTGGCCGAGTGGGGCATCTCCGCCGATGATCCGCGCCTCAACCCGCTGGGCTCCGGCATCTCCCTGGGCCACCCGGTCGGCGCCACCGGTGCCCGCATGCTCGTCACCGCCTCCCACCAGCTGCAGCGCACCGACGCGAAGACCGCCCTGGTCACCATGTGCATCGGCGGCGGCCAGGGACTGGCGGCCGTGATCGAGAAGGTGGAGGCTTAA